One genomic window of Apus apus isolate bApuApu2 chromosome 9, bApuApu2.pri.cur, whole genome shotgun sequence includes the following:
- the TAMM41 gene encoding phosphatidate cytidylyltransferase, mitochondrial — protein MALPVLSSSGMKFRRVLAHFPQELSLAFAYGSGVFRQAGASAGQGENNMLDFVFVVDDSVTWHMMNLLKNRSHYSLLKVFGPKQISSIQSYGAGVYYNTLVPCNGRMIKYGVISTDTLIDDLLHWKTLYVAGRLQKPVKILTQNENSKLQAALVSNLKNAVTAAFLMLPESFSEEDLYMQIAGLSYSGDFRMIIGEDRSKVQNIVKPNVPHFQKLYSNILQDCPQVVYKHHLGRLEIDKSPEAQFTQLMALPKTLQQKITSLVDPPGKNRDVEEILMQVAHDPDCGFVVHQGISGIVRSSSIVQSAKTILTAGAKKSITYSMKKLYKMTKGWLRKTS, from the exons ATGGCGCTGCCCGTGCTGTCGAGCTCAGGGATGAAATTCCGGCGGGTGCTGGCGCACTTCCCTCAGGAGCTCAGCCTGGCCTTCGCTTATGGGTCCGGAGTCTTCCGGCAGGCGGGGGCTTCGGCCGGGCAGGGCGAG AACAATATGCTGGactttgtgtttgttgttgatgattctgtgacctgGCACATGATGAACTTGTTAAAGAACAGGAGTCATTACTCCCTCCTAAAAGTTTTTGGGCCAAAACAGATAAGTAGTATACAGAGCTACGGAGCAGGGGTTTACTACAATACTTTAGTGCCATGTAATGGTAGG atgatAAAATATGGTGTAATTAGCACTGACACCCTGATTGATGATTTACTTCACTGGAAAACCCTCTATGTTGCTGGACGCCTGCAAAAACCA GTGAAGATCCTGACCCAGAATGAGAACAGCAAGCTGCAAGCTGCCCTCGTTAGCAACCTGAAGAACGCGGTCACTGCCGCCTTCCTCATGTTGCCAGAAAGTTTCTCTGAAGAGGACCTCTACATGCAGATTGCAGGACTCTCCTATTCTG GTGACTTCAGAATGATAATAGGAGAAGACAGATCCAAAGTGCAGAACATAGTGAAACCTAATGTTCCCCATTTTCAGAAGCTGTACAGTAACATATTACAGGACTGCCCTCAAGTGGTATATAAACACCATCTGGGAAGGCTAGAG ATTGATAAAAGCCCAGAAGCTCAGTTCACCCAGCTAATGGCTTTGCCAAAGACTCTGCAGCAAAAGATAACTTCTCTGGTAGACCCtcctggaaaaaacagagatgtGGAAGAAATCTTAATGCAAGTTGCCCATGACCCTGACTGTGGATTCGTGGTGCATCAAG GCATTTCGGGAATTGTGAGATCTTCCAGTATAGTGCAGAGTGCTAAAACCATACTAACAGCTG